The region CCGGCAGCGGTGGCGGTCCGGTTCAGCCGGTGGGTGATCCGGGCGTGCAGTGCCTCGGCCTCGCAGTCGTCGGAAACGCTGGCGAGCACGACGAACTCGTCGCCTCCGGTGCGGGCCACGGTGTCACTGGGGCGCACGCTGCCCTGCAGCTCGCGGGCCGCGGCCTGCAGGACCTGGTCACCGGTCTGGTGCCCGTAGTCGTCGTTGATCTCCTTGAACCGGTCGAGGTCGACCAGGAACACCGAGAGCACGCCTCCCCGCTCGCCGAGCTCGGCGAGCTCGTGCTGGAAGCGGTCGATGAGCAGCGCGCGGTTGGCCAGGCCGGTCAGCGGGTCGTGCAACGCCATGCGGGTCAGCTCGGCCAGGCGTTCCTCGCTCACCCGCCCGTCGTCTCCGAGCGCCTCGTACTGCCCGACCATGTAGACCGGCCGCTCCTGGACCCCGCGCACGACGCTGACGCGGGCCAGCATCCAGAACGGGTGCCCGTCGCGGTGCCGCAGGCAGATGTCCACGCTGCCGGTCTCGACGCGGCCCTCCCGGAGGTCGGCGTTCAGCTTCTCCACCGGTCTCCGGTAGCCGTAGTAGAGCATGTCGATCCCGCGCCGTCCCACCAGCTCCTCGCGGGAGTAGCCGACCATCTCGCAGAGCCTGTCGTTGACCTCCACGAAGTGCGTCTGCATGTCCAGCAACGCCATGCCGATCGGGGCGTGCGCGAGGGTGCGCCGCCAGAGCAGCTCGGACTCCTTGCGCGCGGTGATCTCCTGGATCTGGCACAGCAGGAACACGGGCCGGTCGTCGCGGTGCCGGATGAGGGAACTGGTCACCAGTACCCAGATGACCGTGCCATCGGCACGCACGAAGCGCTTCTCCACCTCCGCGGACCGCTGGGAGCCGGCCAGCATGCGCTCGATCGCCTGCCGGTCCAGCATCGGGTCGTCCGGGTGGGTCACATCGCGCGCAGCGCGACGCAGCAGGTACTCGGCGTCGTAACCGAGCAGGCTGCACAGCGCCGGGTTGACGTAGACCAGGCGTCCCCGCAGATCGACGATCGACACGGGGCCCGCCGCCTGGTGCAGAACGGTTCGCCACGGGACTTCGTCGGTCAGCGTGGAACTGTCCATCGGCTACCTGCAAACAGTAGTGCGCGCGCCTTCCACCCCCGTGTACCCGCTACCGGCGAGTACACGCCGCTCCCGCGTGAGTCTTCTGGCTGCCATGGCGACCTGAAAGCCCGCGTGCCGCGCACCTGCGCAGGCCGTTTCGCCCGCGCCCGCACCGGGTAGGCCCCCGAGGAACGCGATCGGAGGTGGGTCTTTTCGTGCCTGACACGGCGGTGTTCGACATCGACGGGACGCTGGTGGACTCGAACTACCAGCACGCGCTGGCCTGGTTCCGGGCCTTCCGCCGGTTCGACCTGACCATGCCGGTGTGGCGTCTGCACCGGGCCATCGGCATGGGCGGCGACCAGTTCGTGCAGCACGTCGCCGGAGAGCGGACCGAGCGCGAACACGGCGACGACCTCCGCAAGGCGCACGGAGACGAGTTCGACCAGCTCGTCGACGAGGTCCGGCCGCTCGAAGGGGCACGGGACCTGCTCGAGGAAATCCGGCGCCGGGGCTTCCGGCTGGCGCTGGCCACCTCGGCCAAACGCGCCCACGCCGAACACTTCCTCGACCTCCTCGGCGGCAGCACCGTCGCCGACGACTGGGTGACCTCCGCGGAAGTCGAGCGGACCAAGCCGGCACCCGACCTCATCGACGCCGCCATGCACGCCGTCGAGGGCCGCAGCGCGGTCTTCGTCGGCGACTCGGCGTGGGACTGCTACGCCGCCGGCCGCCTCGGCATCCCCACCCTGGGCGTGCGCACAGGCGGATGGGCCGCCGCCGAACTGTTCGACGCCGGCGCCAGCGCCGTGTACGACTCCCTGCCGCAGCTGCGATCCGCGCTGGACCACACCCCGCTGGCGGCAGCCGACTGACCAGTGTTCCGAGTGCCGAGGCCGGGCAGCTTCCCCCGGTCGACCCGCGACGACGTGCGCGTGTGGCTGTGCAGCAGCGGGAAGTCGGCGACGGCCGCGGTCTCGCCGTCGACCACGTGCGCCAGGTGGCGACCACCTCGGGCGCGACCAGGAAGCCGGCGCCGAGGACCCGTTCTCCCGCGCAACCGGACCAGTGCCGAGTCGAGGGTCCGCCCACGGCCCGCTATGAGTTCTCGTCGACCCCGCTCCACTCCAGGGTGACGTTGAAGTTCGCCTCGCCGGCGGACTTCGCCACCGCCAGGCTCGCCTCACCGGTGACCTTGATCCCGAACTGCACGTTGACCTTCGACGGCGGCTGGTCCATCGCGCGCAGCTGGCCGAGCACCGCCTCGGCCGCCGAGCGGATGCCGCCCATGGCCTTCTGCACCGTCTCCGACGCCTGCACGACCCTGCCCCCGGCTCCGACCGGGATCGCACCGCGGCCCTCCGCCGACTCGATGAGGACCTCGCCGCCATCCTCCAGCGGCATGCTGACCAGCTGTGCCATTTCCTGCGCTCCCGTGCTCGGGAATGGTGGACCTGATCGAAACTAGCCGGAGATCCATTGCCACAGGGCCACTTCCGCCGCACCGCTGCGCCGGGCGCGCTCTCCCGGCAGCGGTTTGCTGTTCGCCCGCGGGCGGGTAGGGCGGACTGGACGGATTTGTCCGCGCCCGGAAGTGGAGGCGACTGTGGAGTACGTCAGGCTGGGGAACTCGGGGCTGATGGTCTCGCGGCTGGCGATCGGAACGCTGACCGTGGGAGACCACCCGAAGTTCGCGGCGATGGGCGGGGTGGACGCCGACGCCTGCCGCCGGCTGTTCGACATCGCGTTCGACGCCGGGGTGAACCTCGTCGACACCGCGAACCTCTACTCGTTCGGGCAGGCCGAGGAGATCACGGCCAAGGCGCTGGCGGGCCGCCGGGACGATGTCGTGCTCACCTCGAAGGTGCGGATGCCGCTCGGCGACAGGCCGAACGAGGGCGGGGCCAGCCGGTACCACATCCTGCGCGAGGTGGAGAACAGCCTGCGCCGGCTGGGAACCGACCGCATCGACCTGCTGTACCTGCACCAGTGGGACGGGCAGACCCCGGTCGAGGAGACGCTGGCGGCGCTGGACGCGCTGGTCCGCGACGGCAAGGTCCGCTACGTCGGCACCTCGAACTTCAGCGCCTGGCAGCTGTGCAAGACCGTCTACACCGCGCGGGCGCGCGGAACGGCGGAGCCGGTGGTGCAGCAGATGTACTACACGCCCGAGGCGCGGGAGATCGAGTACGAGATCCTGCCCGCCGCCCGTGATCTCGGCGTCGGCACGTTCGTGTGGAGCCCGCTCGGCGAGGGGCTGCTCACCGGGAAGGTCAGGCGCGGGCAGCCGACGCCGGAGACGACCCGCCAGGGCACCGGCTGGCCCGAGCCGCACGTGGTGGACTGGGACCGGGCGCACGCCGTCATCGACGTGCTCGACGAGATCGCCTCCGCGCACCAGGTGTCCATCCCGCAGGTCGTGCTGGCCTGGCTGCTGGAGCGCCCGGGCGTGACCGGCATCGTGCTCGGAGCTCGCACCGAGCAGCAGCTCCGGGACGACCTCGCCGCCCCTTCTCTCGCGCTCACCGAACAGGAACGCGACCGCATCACCCGCGCCGGTCAGCCTCCGGCCCTCTACCCGTTCTGGCACCGCAACCTCAACGCCGCCGACCGCCCCGACCCGGCCGAACTGCCCTACCTGCACGAGTTCGCCACCACGACGGCGCCCTGATGTTGGTCTGAGGCCGTTCGATCTCGGGTACCCGAGGTGTCGGCGGACGAGCAGCGGAGGTGGACGTTGAGCACGAGCGGCGGCTCCGAGCAGACCGGGACCGGCTACCTCAGCACGGCCGAGACCCACATAGGCGCGCTGGTCTTCGCAGGGGATCGCGTCTACAAGCTGAAGAAGCCGGTCGACCTGGGGTTCGTCGACTTCCGCGACCGGAAGACGAGGCTGTGGGCGTGCCGGCGCGAACTGGAGCTCAACCGGCGGCTGGCGCCGGACGTGTACCTCGACGTGCTCGACGTCGGACCGCCCGGTCACGAGCCGTGCGACCACCTGGTGCTCATGCGCCGCATGCCTGCCGACCGGTCGCTGGCCGCACTCGTCGAAGCGGGGACGCCGGTCGAGGACGAGGTTCGGGAGGTGGCCAAGAAGCTCGCCGGCTTCCACTCCTGCGCCGAGCGCGGCGACGAGATCGCCGCCGAGGGCGCACCGGACGCGGTGGCCGGCAGGTGGAACACCAACGTCGACGGGCTGCGCTCGTTCGGCGGCGACCTCCTCGACGAACAGCTCCTCGACGAGATCGCCGAACACGGCCGCGTCTTCCTCGAAGGCCGGGCACCGCTGCTGAACCGGCGGGTCGCGGAGGGG is a window of Saccharopolyspora erythraea NRRL 2338 DNA encoding:
- a CDS encoding sensor domain-containing diguanylate cyclase, which produces MDSSTLTDEVPWRTVLHQAAGPVSIVDLRGRLVYVNPALCSLLGYDAEYLLRRAARDVTHPDDPMLDRQAIERMLAGSQRSAEVEKRFVRADGTVIWVLVTSSLIRHRDDRPVFLLCQIQEITARKESELLWRRTLAHAPIGMALLDMQTHFVEVNDRLCEMVGYSREELVGRRGIDMLYYGYRRPVEKLNADLREGRVETGSVDICLRHRDGHPFWMLARVSVVRGVQERPVYMVGQYEALGDDGRVSEERLAELTRMALHDPLTGLANRALLIDRFQHELAELGERGGVLSVFLVDLDRFKEINDDYGHQTGDQVLQAAARELQGSVRPSDTVARTGGDEFVVLASVSDDCEAEALHARITHRLNRTATAAGHRIDLAASVGLATTRNASATSRDLLAGADRDMYARKQRSG
- a CDS encoding HAD family hydrolase, coding for MPDTAVFDIDGTLVDSNYQHALAWFRAFRRFDLTMPVWRLHRAIGMGGDQFVQHVAGERTEREHGDDLRKAHGDEFDQLVDEVRPLEGARDLLEEIRRRGFRLALATSAKRAHAEHFLDLLGGSTVADDWVTSAEVERTKPAPDLIDAAMHAVEGRSAVFVGDSAWDCYAAGRLGIPTLGVRTGGWAAAELFDAGASAVYDSLPQLRSALDHTPLAAAD
- a CDS encoding CU044_2847 family protein, translating into MAQLVSMPLEDGGEVLIESAEGRGAIPVGAGGRVVQASETVQKAMGGIRSAAEAVLGQLRAMDQPPSKVNVQFGIKVTGEASLAVAKSAGEANFNVTLEWSGVDENS
- a CDS encoding aldo/keto reductase yields the protein MEYVRLGNSGLMVSRLAIGTLTVGDHPKFAAMGGVDADACRRLFDIAFDAGVNLVDTANLYSFGQAEEITAKALAGRRDDVVLTSKVRMPLGDRPNEGGASRYHILREVENSLRRLGTDRIDLLYLHQWDGQTPVEETLAALDALVRDGKVRYVGTSNFSAWQLCKTVYTARARGTAEPVVQQMYYTPEAREIEYEILPAARDLGVGTFVWSPLGEGLLTGKVRRGQPTPETTRQGTGWPEPHVVDWDRAHAVIDVLDEIASAHQVSIPQVVLAWLLERPGVTGIVLGARTEQQLRDDLAAPSLALTEQERDRITRAGQPPALYPFWHRNLNAADRPDPAELPYLHEFATTTAP